A part of Roseitalea porphyridii genomic DNA contains:
- a CDS encoding hydantoinase B/oxoprolinase family protein encodes MTNGQWDFWIDRGGTFTDVIGRDPGGALHAHKLLSENPEAYRDAAVQGIRDLLKLEQGAPLPPGLVRTVRMGTTVATNALLERKGDRTLLLITRGFGDALRIAYQARPDIFAKQIVLPEQLYEHVIEVPERVLADGTVEHALDPEWLRPGLTAAREAGIDAVAIAFMHAWAHPAHERAAAELARQMGFAQVSVSHEVSPLAKLVGRGDTTVVDAYLSPILRRYVEQVADELGIGVDSPSPSPSPRLGGERETSASAPDRLVEEANVSTSPSPRTRGEGGPEQSEGSDEGQPGTRLQFMMSSGGLTAAETFQGKDAILSGPAGGVVGMIETARAEGFDQVIGFDMGGTSTDVAHFAGDYERAFETEVAGVRIRAPMMDIHTVAAGGGSILKYEDKRFQAGPASAGANPGPACYRRGGPLTVTDANVMTGKLDPAFFPAIFGPGRDEPLDADIVRERFAEMAETIGDGRSPEEVAEGFLTIAVENMANAIKKISVQRGYDVTEYALNCFGGAGGQHACLVADALGMDAVLIHPLSGLLSAYGIGLSKTFASRQHALVKPLEDGTKAEIRSLLNRLREEVEEELQSQGVASDAIETRASLHIRYDGTDTALEVPYDGADMEAARAAFEAAHKAQFGFITPGRALVVEAVGLEGEDSTDNTPPLEAQDAPEHRPEPARTSRMFSGGQWREAGVYRRDQGKVGPGARVAGPAILVEENQTIIVEPGWEAQVTMRDTVVMRRIAARPAVAPIGTKADPVMLEVFNNLFMSIAEQMGVTLANTASSVNIKERLDFSCAVFDATGALVANAPHMPVHLGSMDRSVESIIRQNPDMKPGDVFALNAPYNGGTHLPDITVVTPVFREGAASLPLEGRVAASEAQQRGGGPGAEPDPPTRPGADAPVHPPLKGEGETPRILFFVASRGHHADVGGMAPGSATPRATHVDEEGVLIDNFKLVDEGTLREDAFLDLMTDHRYPARNPRQNLADIVAQVAANEKGVAELRKMVGHFTLPVVEAYMRHVQDNAEESVRRVIDRLSDCEATYPTDTGQQIKVRISVDRNKREATVDFTGTSPVEKNNFNAPEPVARAAVLYVFRLMVEGPIPMNAGCLKPINIVIEDGSMLKPAYPAAVVAGNTETSQHVTNCLLQALGAVANAQGTMNNLTYGNARHQNYETICSGAPAGVMNDGRPFAGASGVHTHMTNTRMTDPEVLEMRYPIVVEEFSIRRGSGGGGACRGGDGTRRVLRFLEDMECAIVSSHRTVPPKGLDGGGDGQLGKTEIRRLDGTLEELRHADQTSVKAGEAVIVTTPTPGGYGAG; translated from the coding sequence TCCGAGAACCCCGAGGCCTATCGCGACGCGGCGGTGCAGGGGATTCGCGATCTTCTGAAGCTCGAGCAGGGCGCGCCGCTGCCGCCTGGCCTGGTGCGCACAGTGCGGATGGGCACCACGGTCGCGACCAACGCGCTGCTCGAACGCAAGGGCGACCGGACGCTTCTTCTCATCACGCGCGGGTTCGGCGATGCGCTGCGCATCGCCTACCAGGCCCGCCCGGACATCTTCGCCAAGCAGATCGTGCTGCCCGAACAGCTCTATGAGCACGTGATCGAGGTGCCCGAGCGCGTGCTGGCCGATGGCACGGTCGAACACGCGCTCGATCCCGAATGGCTGCGGCCCGGCCTGACGGCGGCGCGCGAAGCGGGTATCGATGCGGTCGCCATCGCCTTCATGCACGCTTGGGCGCATCCGGCGCACGAACGGGCGGCCGCCGAGCTCGCGCGCCAGATGGGCTTTGCGCAGGTTTCCGTCAGCCACGAGGTATCGCCGCTCGCCAAACTCGTCGGACGCGGCGACACGACGGTGGTCGATGCCTACCTGTCGCCGATCCTGCGCCGCTATGTCGAACAGGTGGCGGATGAACTGGGGATCGGCGTCGATAGCCCCTCACCCTCACCCTCTCCCCGCCTGGGCGGGGAGAGGGAGACCTCGGCTTCTGCTCCCGATCGGCTGGTCGAGGAGGCAAACGTCAGCACCTCCCCTTCTCCCCGCACGCGGGGAGAAGGTGGGCCCGAGCAAAGCGAGGGGTCGGATGAGGGGCAGCCGGGAACCCGCCTGCAATTCATGATGTCCTCAGGCGGGTTGACCGCGGCGGAGACCTTCCAGGGCAAGGACGCGATCCTGTCGGGCCCGGCCGGCGGTGTCGTCGGCATGATCGAGACCGCGCGCGCCGAGGGGTTCGATCAGGTGATCGGCTTCGACATGGGCGGCACGTCCACCGACGTCGCCCATTTCGCCGGCGACTACGAGCGCGCCTTCGAGACAGAGGTGGCCGGCGTGCGCATTCGCGCGCCGATGATGGACATCCACACGGTCGCCGCCGGCGGGGGCTCGATCCTGAAATATGAGGACAAGCGCTTCCAGGCCGGACCGGCCAGCGCCGGTGCCAATCCGGGGCCGGCCTGCTACCGGCGCGGCGGGCCGCTGACCGTCACCGACGCAAACGTTATGACCGGAAAGCTCGATCCGGCCTTCTTTCCGGCGATCTTCGGGCCGGGGCGGGACGAGCCGCTCGACGCCGATATCGTGCGCGAGAGGTTCGCCGAGATGGCCGAAACGATCGGCGACGGGCGCTCTCCCGAGGAAGTGGCCGAGGGCTTCCTGACCATCGCCGTCGAGAACATGGCCAATGCGATCAAGAAGATCTCGGTGCAGCGCGGCTACGACGTGACCGAGTATGCGCTGAACTGTTTCGGCGGCGCCGGCGGGCAGCATGCGTGCCTGGTCGCCGATGCGCTGGGGATGGACGCGGTGCTGATCCATCCGCTGTCGGGCCTACTGTCGGCGTACGGGATCGGGCTGTCGAAGACCTTCGCGTCAAGACAGCACGCACTTGTCAAACCACTTGAAGACGGCACGAAGGCGGAAATCCGGAGTCTTCTGAATCGCTTGCGGGAAGAGGTTGAGGAAGAGCTGCAATCGCAGGGCGTCGCCAGCGATGCGATCGAAACCCGCGCGAGCCTGCATATCCGCTATGACGGCACCGATACGGCGCTCGAGGTTCCCTATGACGGCGCGGACATGGAAGCGGCGCGCGCCGCGTTCGAGGCCGCGCACAAGGCACAGTTCGGCTTCATTACGCCGGGGCGCGCGCTGGTGGTCGAGGCGGTGGGGCTCGAGGGCGAGGATTCGACCGACAACACCCCTCCCCTCGAAGCGCAGGACGCCCCCGAGCACCGCCCGGAACCCGCCCGCACGAGCCGGATGTTCTCGGGCGGCCAATGGCGGGAGGCGGGCGTCTACCGTCGCGATCAGGGCAAGGTGGGACCGGGCGCGCGTGTGGCCGGTCCGGCGATCCTGGTCGAGGAAAACCAGACCATCATCGTCGAGCCGGGCTGGGAAGCGCAGGTGACGATGCGCGACACGGTGGTGATGCGCCGGATCGCGGCGCGGCCGGCCGTCGCGCCGATCGGCACCAAGGCCGACCCGGTCATGCTCGAAGTGTTCAACAACCTTTTCATGTCGATCGCCGAGCAGATGGGCGTGACGCTCGCCAACACAGCCTCGTCGGTCAACATCAAGGAGCGGCTGGATTTCTCCTGCGCGGTGTTCGATGCCACCGGCGCGCTGGTCGCCAACGCGCCGCACATGCCGGTGCATCTTGGCTCGATGGACCGGTCGGTGGAATCGATCATCCGCCAGAACCCGGACATGAAGCCCGGCGACGTGTTCGCGCTCAACGCGCCCTATAATGGCGGCACGCACCTTCCGGACATCACGGTGGTGACGCCGGTGTTCAGGGAGGGGGCAGCCTCCCTCCCCCTTGAGGGGAGGGTCGCTGCAAGCGAAGCGCAGCAGCGGGGTGGGGGACCCGGCGCCGAACCCGACCCCCCCACCCGTCCCGGCGCTGATGCGCCGGTCCACCCTCCCCTCAAGGGGGAGGGAGAAACTCCGCGCATCCTCTTCTTCGTCGCCTCGCGCGGGCACCATGCCGATGTCGGCGGCATGGCGCCGGGCTCGGCGACGCCGCGCGCCACCCATGTGGACGAGGAAGGCGTGCTGATCGACAATTTCAAGCTGGTCGACGAGGGCACGCTGCGCGAGGACGCCTTTCTCGACCTGATGACAGATCATCGTTACCCGGCGCGCAATCCCAGGCAAAACCTTGCCGACATCGTCGCTCAGGTGGCGGCCAACGAGAAGGGCGTCGCCGAACTGCGCAAGATGGTCGGCCATTTCACCCTGCCGGTCGTCGAAGCCTATATGCGGCACGTGCAGGACAATGCCGAGGAAAGCGTGCGCCGCGTGATCGACCGGCTGAGCGATTGCGAGGCGACCTATCCGACCGATACCGGCCAGCAGATCAAGGTGCGCATCTCGGTCGACCGTAACAAGCGCGAGGCGACCGTCGACTTCACCGGCACCTCGCCGGTCGAGAAGAACAATTTCAACGCGCCCGAGCCGGTCGCCCGCGCCGCCGTGCTTTATGTGTTCCGGCTGATGGTGGAAGGGCCGATCCCGATGAATGCGGGGTGTCTTAAGCCGATCAACATCGTCATCGAGGACGGCTCGATGCTCAAGCCGGCCTATCCGGCCGCCGTCGTCGCCGGCAACACCGAGACCAGCCAGCACGTCACGAACTGCCTGCTGCAGGCGCTTGGCGCGGTCGCCAACGCGCAGGGCACGATGAACAACCTGACCTACGGCAATGCCCGCCACCAGAATTACGAGACGATCTGCTCGGGCGCGCCGGCGGGCGTGATGAACGATGGCCGGCCGTTCGCCGGCGCCTCGGGTGTCCACACGCACATGACCAACACGCGGATGACCGATCCCGAAGTGCTCGAGATGCGCTATCCGATCGTCGTCGAGGAGTTCTCGATCCGCCGCGGCTCGGGCGGCGGCGGCGCCTGCCGGGGCGGCGACGGCACACGGCGCGTACTGCGCTTTCTCGAGGACATGGAGTGCGCCATCGTCTCCTCGCATCGCACTGTGCCGCCCAAGGGGCTCGATGGCGGCGGCGACGGGCAGCTCGGCAAGACCGAGATCAGGCGCCTCGATGGCACGCTCGAAGAGCTCAGGCACGCGGACCAGACCTCGGTGAAGGCGGGCGAAGCGGTGATCGTCACGACGCCGACACCAGGCGGCTACGGAGCCGGGTAG
- a CDS encoding cytochrome-c peroxidase produces the protein MASLFRSILALSVATAALTASANANELRETALEIFDPVPSTLPALEGNPVTPEKVELGKALFFDPRMSSSGVFSCASCHNLATGGDDNMPTSIGHGWQTGPRNAPTVLNAVFNEAQFWDGRAADLAEQAKGPVQAGVEMANTPENLLATLNSMQQYVDWFEAAFPEEGEPVTFDNFGRAVEAFQATLITPAPFDAWLNGDDAAMTEQQVEGLEVFINAGCASCHSGVNLGGNGYYPFGLVERPGADILPPDDKGRYQVTATVDDEYVFRASPLRNIAVTAPYFHSGNVWDLRTAVVVMAESQLGADLAEEEIDAVVAFLDALTGEVPEVTLPLLPAETAETPRPTGEVLE, from the coding sequence ATGGCATCCCTTTTTCGCTCCATCCTGGCGCTGTCCGTCGCCACCGCGGCGCTGACGGCCTCGGCAAACGCCAACGAGCTGCGCGAGACGGCGCTCGAGATTTTCGATCCCGTGCCCTCGACCCTTCCGGCGCTGGAGGGCAATCCTGTCACGCCCGAAAAGGTCGAACTGGGCAAGGCGCTGTTCTTCGATCCGCGCATGTCGTCTTCGGGCGTCTTCTCCTGCGCCTCGTGTCACAACCTGGCGACGGGCGGTGACGACAACATGCCGACCTCGATCGGCCATGGCTGGCAGACCGGCCCGCGCAACGCGCCCACGGTTCTGAACGCGGTCTTCAACGAGGCCCAGTTCTGGGACGGCCGGGCGGCTGATCTCGCCGAACAGGCCAAGGGTCCGGTGCAAGCCGGCGTCGAAATGGCCAACACGCCCGAGAACCTGCTCGCCACGCTCAATTCCATGCAGCAATATGTCGACTGGTTCGAGGCCGCCTTCCCCGAAGAGGGCGAACCGGTAACGTTCGACAATTTCGGCCGCGCGGTCGAAGCCTTCCAGGCCACGCTGATCACGCCGGCGCCCTTCGATGCCTGGCTGAACGGCGATGACGCGGCGATGACCGAACAGCAGGTCGAAGGACTCGAGGTCTTCATCAATGCGGGCTGCGCGAGCTGCCATTCGGGCGTGAACCTTGGCGGCAACGGCTATTATCCGTTCGGCCTCGTCGAGCGTCCAGGGGCCGACATCCTGCCGCCCGACGACAAGGGCCGCTACCAGGTCACGGCGACGGTGGACGACGAGTATGTCTTCCGCGCCTCGCCCCTGCGCAACATCGCGGTCACCGCGCCCTACTTCCACTCGGGCAATGTGTGGGATCTGCGCACCGCCGTCGTCGTGATGGCCGAATCGCAGCTCGGCGCCGATCTGGCCGAAGAAGAGATCGATGCCGTGGTCGCCTTCCTCGACGCGCTGACAGGCGAGGTGCCGGAAGTGACCCTGCCGCTGCTGCCCGCCGAGACGGCCGAAACGCCGCGTCCGACCGGCGAAGTGCTGGAATAG